Proteins found in one Miscanthus floridulus cultivar M001 chromosome 4, ASM1932011v1, whole genome shotgun sequence genomic segment:
- the LOC136550264 gene encoding universal stress protein PHOS32-like isoform X1, translating into MQAPPAPPSSVDLPLAAPPPPVKAPTPRPPATGVFFSAAAPLGTSHRRIAIAVDLSDESAYAVRWAVANYLRPGDAVILLHVRPTSVLYGADWGAVDVSLSNPSNVAEDDDDDSEAAAAAAASRMDDDYDAFTASKADDFVRPLKDAGIPYKIHIVRDHDMKERLCLEVERLELSAVIMGSKGFGAARRTSKGRLGSVSDYCVHHCVCPVVVVRFPDDGSAEAGEAGGLSATVGAEDVLHPVPEEEAEYHDATEEHKGRTQCRELPICAGSGEGCEWQALPSPVQCEETADLSPGPSGHRRYLTSLMHCEVKSSWIQHVKVLAFDCCLGASWDFYLSACDVS; encoded by the exons ATGCAGGCCCCGCCGGCGCCGCCCTCCTCCGTCGACCTGCCgctggcggcgccgccgccgccggtgaagGCGCCGACGCCGCGGCCCCCGGCGACGGGCGTCTTCTTCTCCGCCGCCGCGCCCCTGGGCACCTCGCACCGCCGCATCGCCATCGCTGTCGACCTCTCCGACGAGTCCGCCTACGCCGTGCGCTGGGCCGTCGCCAACTACCTCCGCCCCGGGGACGCCGTCATCCTGCTCCACGTGCGCCCCACCTCCGTGCTCTACGGCGCCGACTGGGGCGCCGTCGACGTCTCCCTCTCCAACCCTAGCAACGTcgccgaggacgacgacgacgactccgaggccgccgccgccgccgccgcgagcagGATGGACGACGACTACGACGCCTTCACGGCCTCCAAGGCCGACGACTTCGTCAGGCCGCTCAAGGACGCGGGAATCCCCTACAAGATTCACATCGTCAGGGACCACGACATGAAGGAGCGCCTCTGCCTCGAGGTCGAGCGCCTCGAGCTCAGCGCCGTTATCATGGGGAGCAAGGGCTTCGGCGCCGCGCGGAGGACCAGCAAGGGCAGGCTCGGCAGCGTCAGCGACTACTGCGTGCACCACTGTGTCTGCCCCGTTGTCGTGGTGCGTTTCCCTGATGACGGCTCCGCCGAGGCTGGGGAGGCCGGCGGTTTGTCTGCCACGGTTGGTGCTGAGGATGTGCTGCACCCCGTGCCGGAGGAGGAGGCCGAGTACCATGACGCCACTGAGGAGCACAAGG ggcgtacccagtgcagagagctcccgatctgtgcggggtctggggaagggtgtgagtggcaagccttaccctcgcctgtgcaatgcgaggagaccgctgACTTGagcccgggaccttccggtcacaggcg ATACTTGACCTCGTTGATGCATTGTGAAGTGAAGTCCTCTTGGATTCAG CATGTAAAGGTTCTAGCATTCGACTGTTGCCTGGGTGCTAGCTGGGATTTCTACCTGAGTGCATGTGATGTTTCCTGA
- the LOC136550264 gene encoding universal stress protein PHOS32-like isoform X2: MQAPPAPPSSVDLPLAAPPPPVKAPTPRPPATGVFFSAAAPLGTSHRRIAIAVDLSDESAYAVRWAVANYLRPGDAVILLHVRPTSVLYGADWGAVDVSLSNPSNVAEDDDDDSEAAAAAAASRMDDDYDAFTASKADDFVRPLKDAGIPYKIHIVRDHDMKERLCLEVERLELSAVIMGSKGFGAARRTSKGRLGSVSDYCVHHCVCPVVVVRFPDDGSAEAGEAGGLSATVGAEDVLHPVPEEEAEYHDATEEHKACKGSSIRLLPGC, encoded by the exons ATGCAGGCCCCGCCGGCGCCGCCCTCCTCCGTCGACCTGCCgctggcggcgccgccgccgccggtgaagGCGCCGACGCCGCGGCCCCCGGCGACGGGCGTCTTCTTCTCCGCCGCCGCGCCCCTGGGCACCTCGCACCGCCGCATCGCCATCGCTGTCGACCTCTCCGACGAGTCCGCCTACGCCGTGCGCTGGGCCGTCGCCAACTACCTCCGCCCCGGGGACGCCGTCATCCTGCTCCACGTGCGCCCCACCTCCGTGCTCTACGGCGCCGACTGGGGCGCCGTCGACGTCTCCCTCTCCAACCCTAGCAACGTcgccgaggacgacgacgacgactccgaggccgccgccgccgccgccgcgagcagGATGGACGACGACTACGACGCCTTCACGGCCTCCAAGGCCGACGACTTCGTCAGGCCGCTCAAGGACGCGGGAATCCCCTACAAGATTCACATCGTCAGGGACCACGACATGAAGGAGCGCCTCTGCCTCGAGGTCGAGCGCCTCGAGCTCAGCGCCGTTATCATGGGGAGCAAGGGCTTCGGCGCCGCGCGGAGGACCAGCAAGGGCAGGCTCGGCAGCGTCAGCGACTACTGCGTGCACCACTGTGTCTGCCCCGTTGTCGTGGTGCGTTTCCCTGATGACGGCTCCGCCGAGGCTGGGGAGGCCGGCGGTTTGTCTGCCACGGTTGGTGCTGAGGATGTGCTGCACCCCGTGCCGGAGGAGGAGGCCGAGTACCATGACGCCACTGAGGAGCACAAGG CATGTAAAGGTTCTAGCATTCGACTGTTGCCTGGGTGCTAG
- the LOC136550264 gene encoding universal stress protein PHOS34-like isoform X3, whose product MQAPPAPPSSVDLPLAAPPPPVKAPTPRPPATGVFFSAAAPLGTSHRRIAIAVDLSDESAYAVRWAVANYLRPGDAVILLHVRPTSVLYGADWGAVDVSLSNPSNVAEDDDDDSEAAAAAAASRMDDDYDAFTASKADDFVRPLKDAGIPYKIHIVRDHDMKERLCLEVERLELSAVIMGSKGFGAARRTSKGRLGSVSDYCVHHCVCPVVVVRFPDDGSAEAGEAGGLSATVGAEDVLHPVPEEEAEYHDATEEHKDT is encoded by the exons ATGCAGGCCCCGCCGGCGCCGCCCTCCTCCGTCGACCTGCCgctggcggcgccgccgccgccggtgaagGCGCCGACGCCGCGGCCCCCGGCGACGGGCGTCTTCTTCTCCGCCGCCGCGCCCCTGGGCACCTCGCACCGCCGCATCGCCATCGCTGTCGACCTCTCCGACGAGTCCGCCTACGCCGTGCGCTGGGCCGTCGCCAACTACCTCCGCCCCGGGGACGCCGTCATCCTGCTCCACGTGCGCCCCACCTCCGTGCTCTACGGCGCCGACTGGGGCGCCGTCGACGTCTCCCTCTCCAACCCTAGCAACGTcgccgaggacgacgacgacgactccgaggccgccgccgccgccgccgcgagcagGATGGACGACGACTACGACGCCTTCACGGCCTCCAAGGCCGACGACTTCGTCAGGCCGCTCAAGGACGCGGGAATCCCCTACAAGATTCACATCGTCAGGGACCACGACATGAAGGAGCGCCTCTGCCTCGAGGTCGAGCGCCTCGAGCTCAGCGCCGTTATCATGGGGAGCAAGGGCTTCGGCGCCGCGCGGAGGACCAGCAAGGGCAGGCTCGGCAGCGTCAGCGACTACTGCGTGCACCACTGTGTCTGCCCCGTTGTCGTGGTGCGTTTCCCTGATGACGGCTCCGCCGAGGCTGGGGAGGCCGGCGGTTTGTCTGCCACGGTTGGTGCTGAGGATGTGCTGCACCCCGTGCCGGAGGAGGAGGCCGAGTACCATGACGCCACTGAGGAGCACAAGG ATACTTGA